In one Fundulus heteroclitus isolate FHET01 chromosome 3, MU-UCD_Fhet_4.1, whole genome shotgun sequence genomic region, the following are encoded:
- the gpn2 gene encoding GPN-loop GTPase 2 yields the protein MSAQTGVQPSLRFGQVVIGPPGSGKTTYCQGMREFLTGLGRQVVVVNMDPANEGTPYSCAVDIGELVTLDDVMENLKLGPNGGLLYCMEYVEANLDWLESKLAQFSDCYFLFDCPGQVELYTHQSSVKNIFSQLAKWNFRLTAVHLVDSHYCADPAKFISVLCTSLSTMLHVELPHVNVLSKMDLIEQYGRLAFNLDFYTDVMDLSYLLDHLAADPFFKKFRHLNEKLAEVVQDYSLVSFVPLNVQDKDSMVQVLRAVDKANGYCFGDLEERNLQAMMSAAVGADFQFSSTLGVQERYVDTSRKTVEEEMMEL from the exons ATGTCTGCGCAGACGGGGGTCCAGCCCTCGCTGCGCTTCGGCCAGGTGGTCATCGGCCCGCCGGGCTCGGGTAAAACCACCTACTGCCAGGGGATGCGGGAGTTCCTGACCGGCCTGGGGCgccaggtggtggtggtgaaCATGGACCCGGCCAACGAAGGGACCCCTTACTCCTGCGCCGTGGACATCGGCGAGCTGGTCACGCTGGACGACGTCATGGAGAACCTGAAGCTGGGGCCCAATGGCGGCCTCCTCTACTGCATGGAGTACGTGGAAGCCAACCTGGACTGGCTGGAGAGCAAGCTGGCCCAGTTCAGCGACTGCTACTTCTTGTTCGACTGCCCCGGACAGGTGGAGCTGTACACCCACCAGAGCTCGGTGAAGAACATCTTCTCCCAGCTGGCCAAGTGGAACTTCAGA CTCACAGCCGTGCACCTCGTAGACTCCCATTACTGCGCTGACCCAGCCAAGTTCATCTCCGTGCTGTGCACCTCCCTCTCCACCATGCTGCACGTGGAGCTTCCCCACGTCAACGTCCTCTCCAAGATGGACTTGATTGAGCAGTATGGACGACTGG CATTCAACCTTGACTTCTACACAGACGTTATGGACCTCTCCTATCTGCTCGACCACTTGGCCGCCGACCCCTTCTTTAAAAAGTTTCGCCATCTTAACGAAAAGTTAGCGGAAGTCGTCCAGGATTACAGCCTCGTGTCCTTCGTGCCTCTCAACGTCCAG gaCAAAGACAGCATGGTTCAGGTCTTACGGGCGGTGGACAAGGCCAACGGGTACTGCTTCGGAGACCTGGAGGAGAGGAATCTGCAGGCGATGATGTCAGCTGCTGTGGGGGCCGACTTCCAGTTCAGCTC AACTCTTGGCGTGCAAGAGAGGTATGTCGACACCAGCAGGAAGACGGTGGAAGAGGAAATGATggaactgtaa